A region from the Cryptosporangium arvum DSM 44712 genome encodes:
- the cysC gene encoding adenylyl-sulfate kinase, with amino-acid sequence MTGATVWLTGLPSAGKTTVATAVAERLRARGRRVEVLDGDAVREHLSAGLGFSRADRDTNVARIGFVAELLARNGVLVLAAVISPYAAARDAVRARHDAGATPFVEVHVATPVEICSVRDVKGLYAKQRAGEISGLTGVDDVYEAPTAPELVLQPESLDASVDAVLAALSERGLL; translated from the coding sequence GTGACGGGCGCCACCGTCTGGCTGACCGGTCTTCCCAGCGCCGGGAAGACCACCGTCGCCACCGCGGTCGCCGAGCGCCTGCGTGCCCGCGGGCGCCGGGTCGAGGTCCTCGACGGCGACGCCGTCCGGGAACACCTCTCGGCCGGGCTCGGCTTCAGCCGCGCCGACCGCGACACGAACGTCGCCCGGATCGGGTTCGTCGCCGAGCTGCTGGCCCGTAACGGCGTCCTGGTGCTCGCCGCCGTCATCTCGCCGTACGCCGCCGCCCGCGACGCCGTCCGCGCCCGGCACGACGCCGGCGCCACGCCGTTCGTCGAGGTCCACGTGGCCACGCCGGTCGAGATCTGCAGCGTGCGCGACGTGAAGGGCCTTTACGCCAAACAGCGCGCGGGTGAGATCTCCGGCCTGACCGGCGTCGACGACGTCTACGAAGCGCCGACCGCACCCGAACTCGTGCTCCAGCCCGAAAGTCTCGACGCGTCCGTGGACGCGGTGCTCGCCGCGTTGTCCGAAAGGGGTCTGCTGTGA